The genomic region GCGTCGCCGACGATCCGCGTCGCGTCGCGGACGTCACGGCGCGCGAGCTCGCCGACCTCATGGCAGACCGCGGCGGTCTGATCACGCTCACGCAGGCCTTGGAGTCCTTTCCGGAATCGCGCTTCAACCTCGACGTGAAGGCACCGGCCGCCGCGGAGAGCGTCGGCCGCATCGTCGCTCGACACGCCGAGCGCGTGCTGCTGACGAGCTTCTCCGACACGCGACGACGCGCCGCCCTCGCCGCGGCCGCGGACGCCGGCGTGCGCGGGGGCGTCCTTCCGGCGACGTCGCCGGGGTCTGCCACGATCGCCCGCCTGCTCGCGGCCGTGTCCCTGCGATCGCGCGCGCTCGCGACGCGTGTGCTGCGCGGCGTCGACGCCCTTCAGATCCCCGAGCGGCAGGGACGCATCCGCGTGGTGAGCCCGCGTCTGATCGACATGGCGCACGCGTCCGGCGTCGAGGTCCACGTGTGGACCGTCAACGCCGCAGAGGACATGGAGCGGCTGCTCGCCGCCGGCGTCGACGGCATCGTGACCGACCGCGCCGACGTCGCGCTCGAGGTCGTCGCGCGTCCCGATTCCGCGCCGCGCTAGCCCGGGTGCGTGAACCGCTGGGGATCGGCTGTGAAACCGTCGGCGAACGGCGTCGTTCGGATGATCCGCACAGGTCGCTCCGTTATACCTGTACAGCGACGAGAGGACCACACAATGGCAGACCGCAGTCTGCGCGGCATCCGACTCGGCGCCTCGAGCCTACAGAGCGAAGAGGGCGTCGTTTTCCATGAGCGCGCACAGCACATCTACTCGTGCTCGTCCTGCGGACGAGACACGACCCTGACCTTCGCGGCAGACGCAGAGGTCCCTGAGGCCTGGGAGTGCCGCACGTGCGGCGCCGAGGCGCTGCTTCGCATCGGCGACAGCACCGCCACGGTCGACCACTCGGGCGACAAGACTCCCCGCAGTCACTGGGACATGCTGCTCGAGCGCCGCACGATCCCCGAGCTCGAAGAGCTTCTCGAGGAGCGGCTCGCGCTGCTGCGCGAGCGTCGCGGCGGCAAGGCGGCCGAAGCCGACAAGATCAGCGCCTGAGGCTCAGCCCTCCTGCGCAGCGCCGGTCCCCTCGGGGGCCGGCGTCTTCTTGTTCCAGCGGCGGAATCGCAGCACGAATCCGAGCGCGGCCAGCCAGATCACGCTGCCCCACCCGAGGACGGCCTGCACGCCCGGGCCGATCAGCACAGCGGGGGTCAGCCCCGTCCGCAGCGGGACGTCGGTCAGCATGTGCCCCGCCTCGCCCGCGCCCAGCGACTCCAGCGTCGACCCGTCGGGGGCGATGACCTGGCTGGTGCCGACCGTCGAGATGTTCACGACCGACCGCCCCGTCTCGATCGCGCGCATGCGGGCGAAGGCGAGCTGCTGCAGGTTCTCGTCGGTGTCGCGGAAGTCGGCGTTGTTCGTCTGGAACATGTACACCTGGGCACCGTCTGCGGCGCCCTCCCAGATGACGTCGTCGTAGATGACGTCGAAGCAGATCGCCAGGCCCACGCCCACGCCGTCCACGTCGAAGAACGGCGGATTCGTCCCCGGCGTGTACTCGCGCTGGATGAGTCCGATGAGGTCGGGCACGATCATCTCGTAGAACCAGCGATCGGGGACGTACTCCCCCATCGGCACAGGATTGCGCTTGTCGTGGATCTGCACCGCACCCTCGCCCGCGATCCAGTGGATCGAGGTGTTGAACGTGTCGTCGCCGCGTGTCGTGGCGGCGTTGACGACCAGCGGCGCGTCCAGCCGCTCGGAGACGGCGTCCAGGACCGACGCGGTGGCGTCATTCGACAGCGGGTCGGAATCGATGCCGCCTTCGGGCCACAGCAGCACGTCGACGTCCTCGCCGATGAGCGGCACCGTCGCCTCGAGCTGGGCGTCGAGCACCGCGTTGCGCGCGCGCTCGTCGAAGTAGCCGCTCGGGCCGTTGCCCTGGACCGCGCCGACCCGCAGCGTGCCGGCGGGGCTCGTGGGGAACGCCGGCACCGCCAGCAGCAGCACGGCGAGACCGGCGGCCGGCACCGCCGTCCGCACATCTCGCAGCCGCCCGACGCGCAGCCACTCGATGACCGCCGCGGCGAAGAAGACCATCAGGAAGGTCAGGCCCGATACGCCGAGCCACGACGCGATGTGGGCGAGCGGGCTCTCGGACTGGCTCATGCCGATCCGTCCCCACGGGAAGCCGGTGTAGGGCCACGAGCCCATGAAC from Microbacter sp. GSS18 harbors:
- a CDS encoding glycerophosphodiester phosphodiesterase family protein — translated: MREADGRGTAPHPYFAGDRPRVLAHRGLVTDEDAAGGVAENSFLAVAAAHAAGVQYIESDCHVTFDGEVVLFHDDDLARVADDPRRVADVTARELADLMADRGGLITLTQALESFPESRFNLDVKAPAAAESVGRIVARHAERVLLTSFSDTRRRAALAAAADAGVRGGVLPATSPGSATIARLLAAVSLRSRALATRVLRGVDALQIPERQGRIRVVSPRLIDMAHASGVEVHVWTVNAAEDMERLLAAGVDGIVTDRADVALEVVARPDSAPR
- a CDS encoding RNA polymerase-binding protein RbpA; amino-acid sequence: MADRSLRGIRLGASSLQSEEGVVFHERAQHIYSCSSCGRDTTLTFAADAEVPEAWECRTCGAEALLRIGDSTATVDHSGDKTPRSHWDMLLERRTIPELEELLEERLALLRERRGGKAAEADKISA
- the lnt gene encoding apolipoprotein N-acyltransferase gives rise to the protein MPPSPSRRPRPVLPLWFAVMAAVVGGLLLDLSFPDVGWWPLAVVGVGLSLVGLIGRSLWGSVLVGFVFGATFYFTHIVWITRYLGLIPWFALAGIETVFLAVGSILLTLAYRWMPQFSTSLWTRLLLLPALVAGLWTAREQFMGSWPYTGFPWGRIGMSQSESPLAHIASWLGVSGLTFLMVFFAAAVIEWLRVGRLRDVRTAVPAAGLAVLLLAVPAFPTSPAGTLRVGAVQGNGPSGYFDERARNAVLDAQLEATVPLIGEDVDVLLWPEGGIDSDPLSNDATASVLDAVSERLDAPLVVNAATTRGDDTFNTSIHWIAGEGAVQIHDKRNPVPMGEYVPDRWFYEMIVPDLIGLIQREYTPGTNPPFFDVDGVGVGLAICFDVIYDDVIWEGAADGAQVYMFQTNNADFRDTDENLQQLAFARMRAIETGRSVVNISTVGTSQVIAPDGSTLESLGAGEAGHMLTDVPLRTGLTPAVLIGPGVQAVLGWGSVIWLAALGFVLRFRRWNKKTPAPEGTGAAQEG